In the Pygocentrus nattereri isolate fPygNat1 chromosome 19, fPygNat1.pri, whole genome shotgun sequence genome, one interval contains:
- the LOC108427094 gene encoding ankyrin repeat domain-containing protein 34C, which produces MEETQGYLVDGSPLITAAQLGKLRLVRLLVEGGAQVNERNQRGETPLLAACRAMRGDQSGSTMLRLICFLIKNQADPNIQDKVGRTALMYACMERAGAEVAAALISASADPSMEDYSGASALVYAINAHDQDTIQVLLDACKAKGRDIIIIATDLSSDGATVTRRYLNVPPSPNTSPVSCMSPSDIELKTSSPNSEAEGENIFNFRASGKRGSRVGSPLAQETETVDRQRLHSEPWVAIQNLAHLSRTYEEAVRQETVQEEEEGVAGTTLLVHQVDQSDGPKAADHKHSGRMVSRSYMGKHSLECLAVPERLHSRRNTLPALTGQNLLQLPTLSLNLSSSDTRLNDQPTTLTLPPVPINRNLHHCSSSASSLSLAPPVAPHEFNSMRKWKPQEQLSLRTQIRSGSFLPPLPVANTSTCSWPREPSSTPRAEETQEQRQGGSRSRRPPRRHSIQLEQMSQEGSTDEILFIL; this is translated from the exons ATGGAAGAAACACAGGGGTATCTGGTGGATGGAAGCCCGCTCATCACAGCGGCCCAGCTGGGCAAGCTCCGTCTGGTTCGGTTGCTGGTGGAGGGGGGTGCACAGGTCAATGAGCGCAATCAGCGAGGAGAGACCCCACTGCTAGCCGCATGCCGGGCCATGAGGGGCGATCAGTCGGGAAGCACCATGCTGAGGCTCATCTGCTTCCTCATCAAGAACCAGGCGGACCCCAACATCCAGGACAAGGTTGGCCGGACCGCCCTGATGTACGCCTGCATGGAACGGGCCGGCGCTGAGGTGGCTGCGGCCCTCATCTCTGCCAGTGCCGATCCCAGCATGGAGGATTACTCAGGTGCATCAGCTCTAGTTTATGCTATCAACGCTCATGACCAGGACACTATTCAG GTGCTGCTGGATGCCTGCAAGGCCAAGGGCCGAGATATTATCATTATTGCTACGGATCTAAGCTCTGATGGTGCCACAGTGACCCGCCGCTACCTGAATGTGCCTCCCTCGCCCAACACCTCACCCGTATCATGCATGTCACCCTCTGACATTGAACTGAAGACCAGTTCCCCAAACtcagaggcagagggagagaataTCTTTAACTTCAGGGCTTCAGGGAAGAGAGGAAGTAGAGTGGGCTCACCTTTGGCCCAGGAGACTGAGACAGTGGACCGTCAGAGGCTGCATTCCGAGCCTTGGGTGGCCATCCAAAACCTGGCTCACCTCAGCCGCACTTATGAGGAAGCGGTGAGGCAAGAAACAGTGcaagaagaggaggaaggggTGGCAGGAACGACCTTGCTTGTTCATCAGGTAGATCAGAGTGATGGACCAAAGGCAGCTGACCACAAACACTCTGGGCGAATGGTGTCCAGAAGTTACATGGGCAAGCATAGCCTGGAGTGTCTGGCTGTCCCAGAACGTCTACACAGCCGAAGAAACACTCTACCTGCTCTCACCGGACAGAATTTACTTCAGCTGCCCACCCTTTCCCTCAATCTATCTAGCTCAGACACCCGCTTAAATGACCAGCCCACCACTCTAACGCTACCACCGGTTCCTATCAACAGGAACCTCCACCATTGCTCTAGTAGTgccagctctctttctctggcacCCCCTGTTGCTCCTCATGAATTTAACAGTATGAGGAAGTGGAAGCCTCAGGAGCAGCTGAGTTTAAGGACTCAAATACGTAGCGGTAGCTTCTTGCCCCCTCTCCCAGTTGCGAACACATCCACATGTTCCTGGCCAAGAGAGCCTAGCTCCACCCCCAGAGCTGAAGAGACCCAAGAGCAAAGGCAGGGTGGTTCAAGGAGCCGAAGACCTCCACGCCGCCACTCCATTCAGCTCGAACAGATGAGTCAGGAGGGCAGTACGGATGAGATACTCTTCATCCTATGA
- the LOC108427144 gene encoding zinc finger protein 879-like — protein MVTLQHHVSSILDKSARAAAEEIIKLFDSSFEAFSEELHKRQEEIDTLRRKLEEAETELNHEDTSRPAYLCAQCGVSFNAVIPLEENHKAPDSDSNLLQDLEADLNDQTMDHAPVEEIEVENCIEFELPPEEDDTYSQLIQKDESTCHTETTHQEAPAHKEERAPHETTQKRGRGRPRKQLADPGGKVSKRGRGRPRKAKVSVSLKSSKIFSAQEQLKKAQIKKENANKLQATQLSHNQTSLNHKLSTAESQSTSKMGLQTNRRGRPRKILDPLLVPFGEAKSILDGQENHVHGPDPLKNKLQDEFLSKTEEHLPLKNSQKDQADKRLQQKPRSWIVCPKCPRQFPSKTKLQAHAKFHLKKSEIKCKICGMTFIGQSQMNNHERVHTGEKPYSCSFCPRRFPNLSQYKKHMLNHAAPDYACEVCGLRSSQVCRDTFRKAHLRSKAPCSNCASIYT, from the exons ATGGTAACGCTGCAACATCATGTGTCGAGTATTCTGGACAAATCAGCCAGAGCCGCTGCCGAGGAGATCATCAAACTTTTCGACAGCAGCTTCGAAGCTTTCAGTGAAGAGCTTCATAAAAGACAGGAGGAAATCGACACCCTTAGAAGGAAGCTCGAAGAGGCCGAGACCGAACTGAACCATGAAGACACATCCAGACCAGCTTACTTATGCGCACAGTGTGGGGTCAGCTTTAACGCTGTGATCCCACTTGAGGAAAATCACAAAGCTCCTGACTCTGACAGCAACCTGCTGCAGGATTTAGAAGCAGATCTGAACGACCAAACGATGGATCATG CACCTGTTGAGGAGATTGAAGTTGAGAATTGTATTGAGTTTGAACTGCCTCCTGAGGAGGATGACACTTATTCACAGCTAATCCAGAAGGATGAGAGCACATGCCACACAGAGACAACACACCAGGAAGCACCTGCACACAAGGAGGAGAGAGCCCCACATGAGACAACTCAGAAAAGAGGCAGAGGACGACCTAGAAAACAGCTAGCTGATCCTGGTGGCAAGGTTTCAAAAAGGGGGAGAGGAAGACCCAGGAAAGCAAAGGTCTCAGTTAGCTTAAAAAGTTCCAAAATATTCTCAGCTCAAGAACAACtgaaaaaagcacaaataaaaaaggaaaatgcaaaTAAGCTGCAGGCCACACAGCTCAGTCACAATCAGACCTCATTAAATCATAAATTGTCTACAGCTGAATCGCAGAGCACATCAAAAATGGGATTACAGACAAATAGGAGAGGAAGGCCTAGAAAAATTCTAGACCCATTACTTGTACCTTTTGGGGAAGCCAAGTCCATTTTAGATGGCCAAGAAAATCATGTACATGGACCAGATCCATTGAAAAACAAACTTCAAGATGAGTTTTTATCCAAGACAGAAGAACATctaccactgaaaaacagtcaGAAGGACCAGGCTGATAAAAGACTACAACAAAAACCAAGAAGCTGGATAGTTTGCCCCAAGTGTCCAAGGCAGTTTCCTAGCAAGACAAAACTGCAGGCCCATGCGAAATTTCATCTcaagaaaagtgaaataaagtgCAAGATTTGCGGAATGACATTTATAGGGCAAAGTCAGATGAATAATCATGAGAGAGTGCACACTGGTGAGAAGCCGTATAGCTGTAGCTTTTGCCCTAGACGTTTCCCCAACTTGTCTCAATATAAAAAACACATGCTGAATCACGCCGCCCCAGATTATGCCTGTGAGGTGTGTGGACTGAGATCCTCACAGGTGTGTAGGGATACATTCCGGAAAGCACACTTGCGCAGTAAGGCTCCCTGTTCAAACTGCGCATCGATTTATACTTGa
- the si:dkeyp-68b7.7 gene encoding zinc finger protein with KRAB and SCAN domains 1, giving the protein MASAVVLQTQISAIMDVLTKAAVAEISQLIQDDSVVLHLEIKRREEEIEGLKKRLQVTEKELKKAQAAPDRCSIGVQVEMAEMTETGDSVAHRKGSSPGSHLQIFNTTLVQELKEEKPQLSHKMAPPLQNIVEEPNAAQAYATKPSKQQDQACDEDEFSGLEFEMKIEQVEELVDQELNLPRADYRMVQPDAASDDKTDQRDAQLWSPVEDDAADDFGVPGGCTGLEQYQQVPTEQCIEPAMKVPQNSESIANKPIDSFGPTHVRMEREVCYEGGTLSNDAQYGQLGNTLNHVTPQRQQGQNSSHSPPNVNTKPRHSFGTVHRPQTHLPTNAHPLANMLPLRGRAPASHVGSKPFRCEECGKGFTQRTRLITHKRIHTGEKPYHCQLCGKMFSRQDNCLRHVRLHSGQRW; this is encoded by the exons ATGGCCTCCGCAGTCGTGTTACAGACGCAGATATCTGCGATAATGGACGTGTTGACGAAAGCAGCGGTGGCAGAAATCAGTCAGCTCATTCAGGACGACAGTGTTGTTTTACATCTGGAGATAAAGcggagagaggaggagatagAAGGGCTGAAGAAACGTCTACAGGTCACCGAGAAAGAGCTGAAGAAAGCGCAGGCTGCTCCTGACCGATGCTCAATCGGAGTTCAGGTCGAAATGGCTGAAATGACGGAGACAg GAGATTCAGTGGCCCACAGAAAGGGATCCTCACCTGGAAGTCATCTTCAAATATTTAATACGACTTTAGTGCAAGAACTCAAAGAAGAGAAACCACAATTGTCTCACAAAATGGCACCACCTTTGCAAAACATAGTGGAAGAGCCAAATGCAGCTCAGGCTTATGCAACAAAGCCAAGCAAACAACAGGACCAGGCATGTGATGAAGATGAGTTTAGCGGTCTGGAATTTGAAATGAAGATTGAGCAAGTGGAGGAGCTTGTGGATCAGGAGCTCAACCTGCCAAGAGCGGATTACAGGATGGTGCAGCCAGACGCTGCATCTGACGATAAGACGGACCAGAGAGATGCTCAGCTGTGGTCCCCTGTTGAAGATGATGCAGCAGATGATTTTGGTGTGCCTGGTGGCTGTACTGGGTTAGAGCAATACCAACAGGTTCCAACAGAACAATGTATAGAACCTGCAATGAAGGTTCCTCAGAACTCTGAGAGCATTGCCAATAAACCCATCGACTCCTTTGGTCCTACACATGttagaatggagagagaggtgTGTTATGAAGGTGGAACATTATCAAATGATGCTCAGTATGGGCAGCTAGGTAACACTTTAAATCATGTGACACCACAAAGACAACAAGGTCAAAACTCCTCCCACTCACCACCAAACGTGAACACAAAGCCTAGACATTCATTCGGTACAGTTCATCGCCCACAAACACACTTACCTACCAACGCTCACCCACTAGCAAACATGCTTCCTCTGCGGGGAAGAGCGCCAGCAAGCCATGTTGGCTCAAAGCCTTTCCGTTGTGAGGAATGCGGGAAAGGCTTTACACAGAGGACCCGACTGATAACGCACAAGCGAATCCATACGGGAGAGAAACCGTACCACTGCCAACTCTGTGGTAAAATGTTCTCCAGACAGGATAACTGCCTAAGACATGTACGCCTCCACAGTGGACAGAGATGGTAA